One genomic window of bacterium includes the following:
- a CDS encoding alpha/beta hydrolase, which produces MREDIQLPSRGSRCHGWLYHPERPGAQDGSPAIVMAHGFSAVKEMFLDRFAESFRAAGFAVLVFDFRFLGASPGEPRGQIFPTEQHEDYRNAISWLAGRPEIDAERIGAWGSSFSGGHVLQLAAFDRRIKAAVAQVPALGIWRQAVRSAGVEGLRALLGLLTLDRVARYPDGAVNYIPVVGPPGSPAVLGTPDAYAWFLKQGDSIAPSWQNAVTIESVERMIEYDPAAAIELIAPTPLRMIVAEQDSLISIEEVEAAFARAGEPADLVRLACGHFDVYADEPWFTRASEAATSWFVEHLG; this is translated from the coding sequence CCCGGCGCCCAGGACGGATCCCCTGCAATCGTGATGGCTCACGGCTTTTCGGCCGTGAAGGAGATGTTCCTAGACCGCTTTGCCGAGAGCTTTCGGGCGGCCGGCTTCGCCGTGCTGGTCTTCGATTTCCGGTTCCTCGGAGCGAGCCCGGGAGAGCCGCGTGGGCAGATCTTCCCGACCGAGCAGCACGAGGACTACAGGAACGCCATCAGCTGGCTCGCAGGCCGACCGGAAATCGATGCGGAACGAATCGGCGCCTGGGGATCCTCCTTCAGCGGAGGGCATGTGCTCCAGCTGGCGGCCTTCGATCGCCGCATCAAGGCCGCGGTCGCACAGGTGCCGGCACTCGGGATCTGGCGACAGGCTGTTCGTTCCGCGGGAGTGGAGGGGCTGCGGGCTTTGCTAGGCCTGTTGACCCTCGACCGAGTGGCCCGTTACCCCGATGGCGCAGTGAACTACATCCCCGTGGTTGGCCCACCCGGATCGCCGGCGGTGCTCGGCACGCCTGATGCCTACGCCTGGTTCCTCAAACAAGGGGATTCGATCGCACCCAGTTGGCAGAACGCCGTCACCATCGAGTCGGTCGAGCGGATGATCGAGTACGATCCGGCCGCAGCCATCGAACTGATTGCTCCCACGCCCCTCCGAATGATCGTGGCAGAACAGGACTCGCTGATATCGATCGAGGAGGTGGAGGCGGCCTTTGCGCGTGCGGGCGAGCCCGCCGACCTCGTGCGTCTCGCCTGTGGCCACTTTGATGTGTATGCCGACGAGCCGTGGTTCACGCGGGCCTCAGAGGCCGCGACAAGCTGGTTCGTAGAGCATCTTGGCTGA
- the xsc gene encoding sulfoacetaldehyde acetyltransferase — MKMTTEEAFVKVLQMHGIEHSFGIIGSAFMPISDLFPKAGITFWDVAHETNGGYICDGYTRASGKMGMAIAQNGPGITGFVTAMKTAYWNHTPMLLVTPQAANKTIGQGGFQEVEQMAMFRDMVCYQEEVRDPSRVAEVLNRVILKAWRGSAPAQINVPRDFWTQVIDIELPQMVRFERPAGGRNAIADAAGLLSAARFPVVLNGAGVILSDGIPASQALAERLSAPVCCNYQHNDAFPGSHPLACGPLGYNGSKAAMELISKADVVLALGTRLNPFSTLPGYGIDYWPTEAKIIQVDINADRIGLTKDVAVGIEGDAKLVAEQILGQLAADAGDAGRRERETLIRETKASWQATLVKMDHEDDDPGTTWNERARGRDAERMSPRQAWRAIMEALPKDAIISSDIGNNCAIGNAYPSFESGRKYLAPGLFGPCGYGFPAIIGAKVGCPDVPVVGFAGDGAFGISMSEMSSVGRENWPAITMIIFRNYQWGAEKRNTTLWYDDNFVGTELDPQVSYARVAEGCGLTGVTVQTPAEMTEALRIACKGQANGVTTFIEVLLNQELGEPFRRDAMKKPTVVAGIDAADMRPQRSGGEHS; from the coding sequence ATGAAGATGACCACGGAAGAGGCCTTTGTGAAGGTCCTGCAGATGCATGGCATCGAGCATTCATTCGGCATCATCGGGTCTGCCTTCATGCCGATCTCCGATCTGTTTCCGAAGGCCGGGATCACCTTCTGGGATGTCGCCCACGAAACGAACGGCGGGTACATCTGCGATGGCTACACGCGAGCGAGTGGCAAGATGGGGATGGCGATCGCACAGAACGGGCCCGGGATTACGGGCTTCGTGACGGCGATGAAGACCGCCTATTGGAATCACACACCGATGCTGCTGGTGACGCCTCAGGCTGCCAACAAGACGATCGGGCAAGGCGGCTTCCAGGAAGTCGAACAGATGGCGATGTTCCGGGACATGGTCTGCTACCAGGAAGAAGTACGTGACCCCTCTCGCGTGGCCGAGGTCTTGAACCGGGTCATTCTCAAGGCCTGGCGCGGCTCCGCTCCGGCCCAGATCAATGTGCCGCGCGATTTCTGGACCCAGGTCATCGATATCGAGCTTCCCCAGATGGTTCGGTTCGAGCGCCCGGCTGGCGGCCGGAACGCGATCGCAGATGCGGCGGGCCTGCTCTCCGCAGCCCGGTTTCCGGTCGTCCTGAACGGCGCCGGCGTCATCCTCAGCGACGGCATCCCTGCGTCGCAAGCGCTAGCCGAGCGCCTGAGCGCCCCGGTCTGCTGTAACTATCAACACAACGATGCGTTTCCCGGCAGCCATCCTCTCGCATGCGGTCCGCTCGGCTACAACGGTTCGAAGGCGGCCATGGAGTTGATCTCCAAGGCGGATGTCGTGCTCGCTCTGGGCACACGGCTGAACCCCTTCTCCACGCTGCCCGGATATGGCATCGACTATTGGCCGACTGAGGCCAAGATCATTCAGGTCGACATCAACGCTGATCGCATCGGACTCACGAAAGATGTCGCTGTTGGCATCGAGGGCGACGCGAAGCTAGTGGCCGAACAGATCCTGGGTCAGCTTGCGGCCGACGCTGGAGACGCCGGTCGCCGGGAGCGGGAAACCCTCATTCGGGAGACCAAGGCGAGTTGGCAGGCCACCCTCGTGAAGATGGATCACGAGGATGACGACCCGGGCACGACCTGGAATGAGCGCGCGCGAGGGCGCGATGCCGAACGCATGTCGCCGAGACAAGCCTGGCGTGCGATCATGGAAGCGCTCCCGAAGGATGCGATCATCTCATCCGATATCGGGAACAATTGCGCGATCGGAAATGCCTATCCGTCCTTCGAGTCCGGGCGGAAGTACCTGGCTCCGGGTCTATTCGGGCCGTGCGGTTACGGCTTTCCCGCGATCATCGGCGCAAAGGTCGGGTGCCCAGACGTCCCGGTGGTTGGATTCGCGGGCGATGGTGCCTTCGGAATTTCGATGAGCGAGATGAGTTCCGTCGGGCGTGAGAACTGGCCCGCGATCACGATGATCATCTTCCGCAACTATCAATGGGGCGCAGAGAAGCGGAACACGACGCTCTGGTACGATGACAACTTCGTAGGGACGGAGCTCGATCCGCAGGTGAGCTATGCACGCGTCGCCGAAGGCTGTGGCCTGACGGGCGTGACGGTCCAGACGCCGGCGGAGATGACCGAAGCGCTCAGGATCGCATGCAAGGGCCAGGCGAATGGGGTCACGACCTTCATCGAGGTCTTGCTCAATCAGGAGCTTGGCGAGCCCTTCCGCCGGGATGCCATGAAGAAGCCCACCGTGGTGGCCGGGATCGATGCCGCGGACATGCGCCCGCAGCGCTCGGGGGGAGAGCACTCCTAG